From Miscanthus floridulus cultivar M001 chromosome 15, ASM1932011v1, whole genome shotgun sequence, the proteins below share one genomic window:
- the LOC136509629 gene encoding flavanone 3-dioxygenase 2-like, whose product MVTSGALPVVDLAPFFTGDASGMARATEAMREACRTLGFFRAVNHGVPAELMASALELSASFFALPDEEKAKVRPAEGSQAPLAAGYGLHPAHLVDRYEYVRVCHPRHELNLYFPDEPAGFREAMEECYAKLTELGLLIQDILNDCMGLPPGFLRDFNSDRGLDVMVALRYFPSTEPEEKIGLSEHEDGSCISFVFQDGVGGLEVLKDGQWIPAEPVEGSIVVNIGDVVRVLSNNRLRSATHRVVRKPVHRHSFGFFWSIHGDKWIEPLPEFTAKVGDAPEYRGFQYSEYMQRFMKSRTDPQCRPEDAFSVSHYAI is encoded by the coding sequence ATGGTGACCAGCGGCGCGCTCCCTGTCGTGGACCTGGCGCCTTTCTTCACGGGGGACGCCAGCGGCATGGCCCGCGCCACGGAAGCCATGCGCGAGGCGTGCCGCACGCTCGGGTTCTTCCGTGCCGTCAACCATGGGGTGCCTGCCGAGCTCATGGCGAGCGCGCTGGAGCTGTCAGCCTCTTTCTTCGCGCTGCCGGACGAGGAGAAGGCCAAGGTCCGGCCGGCGGAGGGCTCCCAGGCGCCCCTCGCGGCTGGTTACGGGCTGCATCCGGCGCATCTGGTGGACAGGTACGAGTACGTGAGAGTATGCCATCCTCGGCACGAGCTCAACCTCTACTTCCCCGATGAGCCAGCCGGTTTCAGAGAAGCAATGGAGGAGTGCTACGCCAAGCTCACGGAGCTGGGGCTGCTCATCCAGGACATCCTGAACGACTGCATGGGGCTGCCGCCAGGCTTCCTCAGGGACTTCAACAGCGACCGCGGCTTGGACGTCATGGTGGCGCTGCGCTACTTCCCGTCGACGGAGCCGGAGGAGAAGATCGGGCTCAGCGAGCACGAGGACGGGAGCTGCATCAGCTTCGTCTTCCAGGACGGCGTCGGCGGCCTCGAGGTCCTCAAGGACGGGCAGTGGATCCCAGCGGAGCCCGTGGAGGGCAGCATCGTCGTCAACATAGGCGATGTCGTGAGGGTGCTGAGCAACAATAGGCTGAGGAGCGCGACGCACAGGGTGGTGAGGAAGCCGGTGCACAGGCACTCTTTCGGCTTCTTCTGGTCCATCCACGGCGACAAGTGGATCGAGCCCCTGCCGGAGTTCACGGCCAAGGTCGGCGATGCGCCGGAGTACAGGGGTTTCCAGTACAGCGAGTATATGCAGCGGTTTATGAAGAGCAGGACTGATCCGCAGTGCAGGCCCGAGGACGCCTTCAGCGTCAGCCACTATGCCATCTAA